DNA sequence from the Cucurbita pepo subsp. pepo cultivar mu-cu-16 chromosome LG06, ASM280686v2, whole genome shotgun sequence genome:
tgaaattatatgaTGAAAGCAATTACTTGAGGTATGTTGATAAAATCATTACAGTAACAAACCACCAATTACAATGAATAGATATGTATCTCAATCCTGGTGTATTGTGTTTTCATTCTCATAATCGAatagatgaaataaataaatagatttttcttccataattcaaatcttattaaaatcattcatatatcgttccaacatcaacatattttaaaatatattaataatattgctTCAAATGTCAACAACTGCccgtctagctcagttggtagagcgcaaggctcttaaccttgtggtcgtgggttcgagcCCCACGGTGGGCGAGTCTACCagtttttatttagtttttgaatttgcttttatttaaatgGTGCTTTGTCCGGATTTTGCGTGTTTAAATTTCACTTTCATCCTCAccactttaaattttatactattttcGTACTGAATCTATaactttaatcttttaaaaaaaatatattcattttgatcttatctttatttagttttagtttaGTTTTGAGTATGTATTAGTAAGTTTGTATGGGTATGAtagaaaaataacaattttgaaagtttaagaactaTGAACtcagaaatgaaaatgaaacaaatgttTAAGAaccaatataatatttaaatttagagtttaTTTAATACAAACGTATTTGCCAAACCGTATTTGTATGGTTGGGGCTTACAGGGTTTATATCTTAAAACCCAATCAAAACCGCCATGACGCAAAAGTCCATTAAAAACACTGGAGGACTTAAAGTCAGGTGGCGCCATGCCCTTCGAAGAAGCCTGCGATACGGCATTGAATGAATCTAAACGCACCTGCAATTAGCGACCGGTAATTTTGACAGAAGCAGTTCAAAGCTCAATCCTCCTCATTATAAGCTAACAGTTATGTGGTTGTCACGACACATAAGAGAATCAGATGCCTTCAAAATAAGAGCTCTCAACTGCGATGAGGCTGTGTCCAAATCCAACCCTTTCAATCACTCCTGCTCTGTTTGTTGAACTGATCTAAGTTTTCAGTAGAAGGATCTGAAATGGCATCTTAACGCATTTTCTACGACAACTTAAGGAACGGTATACTTCCCATAAGTGTTACTGAGAAGAGAGAACTTTTGTTAGCTCGGAGTTACCAGGGGCAATTTATCCATAACTTAGTCTCAGTGGAACTTTGGAGGAATCATCTCCCTAGGGATTACCTCCCAGCAAGCAAACAGATACTGAGTGCATTGAAATTGGTATCTATATACACGAGCTACCCATGAAATAACAATATTGCTGTACTGCAGAGAGCCCTAGAGGCAACTGTGAGGCTTTGGAATTTAGCATTCAGAAAGCTGAGAAACTGGAATGCTCTTTCAAGATCAACCAATTCTCTATTTCTATGCATTCTTGATACCTCTTCAGTtaagtttctatttttaaaaaagtacaGTGCCTATAACTGTCTCACGGCAGATAAATTCCTGAATGCTTTTTTCACCATTGATTACATGAAATTCCGGTTGGACCAATCAAATTAGCCTGATGGAATAACCTTAATTTAAGAAGAGGGTAAACTTGGAGCAAGAGAagcaataaaacaaaagaacaaactaAATTCAGAAGTAGGCATTGATCTTTGCTTGAACTCCACAACAGCAGTGATTGAACACAAATCAAATATTCAACACACATCAGAAGAATTCATGATTACAAAGTAAAAATGATGAAGTGATGTCAATGTCCACTTGGCTATCACAATATCCTTATTTGAACAGAACTCAGCAAATATGGTACTCGTAACATTCAAATAGGGAACCTGCAACTGAAGCTTTGCCATTTCCCCTTCTGCCCACCATTGACAGCAACCCTACAAAGGACCTGGAAAACTTATCAACAGAACTCCCTAATATCAAGTGGTTAATAGTTCAGTGTTGCAAATACAGCAGGACACATtttgttttgacttttttttttatctataaacATAGACAATTAATTGGAGAAAACTGAAAAGAGAGGTAAATAATGAAAAGGGTACCTAGTGATCATGTCCATGGTCACCATGGCCTTCCCATGGATGTCTCCAGCCCTAATCATTGCAAATATTACAAGAATAAGACATCCAggaatggaaaataaatactGAGGCATATATCATcgacaagaaagaaaaaatgggaaaaaactATTAGAGATTCAGATACATAATAGTAAGTAGAAATGTAATTCGTGATTTGGAAAACGATGACATTTACCAGTACTACAGGTCCATCTTGTTTCGCCCTGTATAGCACCCAAAACCTGAAAGATAATAGTTAataatttggttaaaaaacaGATTTTGAACCGCTTGGAAATGCCAATTTATCAATCCTACTGATCCGATCGATTTCTAGTTTTCAAAGAGACGTCAAATTGTGTACGAGACAAGGTATTAAGAGATagcatcaaaataataatgaaatttgtgACTCCACTCGATTGCGATGCATTCATTTAGAAATATCCGATGAGGCCAGATCGGAAACGATGCAGGACTTGGAAAGACAGAGAAAGAAggtaaataaagtaaatatgGCGCAGATTGGCTAAAACATGAGATAAATTTAGGTTCCTTCAATAGAAATGTTCGATCGGGAATTAACAAAGCTAGGGTTTGTACCACATGACGGCGCACAATCCCTTGCCGgtgacggtgtgccagcgttTTGGCTGGTGTATGGTCATGCCCTTGAAAGTTGTACCAGCTCCGTGCCCACCACCTCCCATATTGGCCTCTGCACTTTCAATTGACCAGCAAAATCTGATTGCAGAAATGATcggaggaggaagatgaaaACTTGGATTAAAATCACTCTCGAGACCTGActcttgattttgaaaatgactATGGGGAAGGCTCATAGAATGGGCTTTCAAACTGGGCCAATCAAGTGAATGGGCCTTTTTCCTTCGGCCCAAGGCCTCGTAGCCTACAACGCATTTCCAGTGGTAATCCAAATCTGTACATGGTTGAATGATTTACAAGAGATATGCAAATCTTCCATTTATTTCTCAACATACCCATCGACCGACTTGACATTATAGGACACGTGTCACCGGCCAATaagtacaaaataaaataacgtgaaatattcaatttaattacaaGTCGGAAGTCGGAAGTCGGAAGTCGGAAGTCGGCGGCGTTGGCAAACGAAAAACAAACATGCATATTGCATTGTACAATACAATACACACGTATTAAtatcttttctttccaattttgACCTTTAAACGGCGGCGGCTCTATGCCTCTATACATGCCAACCTGAAAGCCTCCATGCCCAAAATCCGTCTCAAAACTCCACCTTCTACTCTCACTCTCTGAAAATTATACTTTTCCGGCCACCTCATGGCGGTATACGGCGGCGACGTTCCCGAAGTGGATCCAAGAAGCGGCTTCTGCAAATCCACGAAAATCTTCCACAGCAAACGCCGCCCAATCCCGCTTCCCCCTAATCAATCCCTCGATGCGACGACGTTTATCTCATCCCGCCCCCACAACGGCAAAATCGCCCTCATCGACGCCACCACCGGCCAACACATCACCTATTCCCACCTCTGGGAGTCTGTCGACTCCGTAGCCTCCTCCCTTTCCGACATGGGCATCAGAAAAGGCCACGTCATCCTCCTCCTTTCCCCAAACTCCATTTTCTTCCCCATTATTTGCCTCGCCGTCATGTCCCTCGGCGCCGTCATCACCACCACAAACCCCCTCAACACCCCTCAAGAAATCGCCAAACAGATCGCCGATTCCAACCCCATCTTAGCCTTCACCACCCAACAACTAATCCCCAAAATCGCCAGTTCCAAATTGCCAGTCGTCCTGATCGACggtgaaattcaaattaaaaaattcccAGTCAAAATCGTGTCGACGCTGAGCGATATGATGAGGAAAAAATCCAGTGGAAGTCGAGTTAAGGAGCGTGTGGACCAAAACGACACAGCGACTCTGCTTTACTCCTCTGGAACGACAGGGGCCAGCAAGGGCGTAGTGTCGTCTCACAAGAATCTAATTGCGATGGTTCAAGTCGTTGTGACGAGGTTCAAATTGAGCGAAGGGGAAGGGACTTTTATTTGTACGGTTCCGATGTTCCATATTTACGGCCTTGTGGCTTTCGCTACGGGGCTGCTCTCTTCTGGATCGACAATCGTCGTGTTGTCCAAATTCGAGATTCATGAAATGTTGTCGG
Encoded proteins:
- the LOC111796548 gene encoding NADH dehydrogenase [ubiquinone] 1 beta subcomplex subunit 2, with the translated sequence MGGGGHGAGTTFKGMTIHQPKRWHTVTGKGLCAVMWFWVLYRAKQDGPVVLGWRHPWEGHGDHGHDH
- the LOC111796549 gene encoding 4-coumarate--CoA ligase-like 5; translated protein: MAVYGGDVPEVDPRSGFCKSTKIFHSKRRPIPLPPNQSLDATTFISSRPHNGKIALIDATTGQHITYSHLWESVDSVASSLSDMGIRKGHVILLLSPNSIFFPIICLAVMSLGAVITTTNPLNTPQEIAKQIADSNPILAFTTQQLIPKIASSKLPVVLIDGEIQIKKFPVKIVSTLSDMMRKKSSGSRVKERVDQNDTATLLYSSGTTGASKGVVSSHKNLIAMVQVVVTRFKLSEGEGTFICTVPMFHIYGLVAFATGLLSSGSTIVVLSKFEIHEMLSAIEKYRATYLPLVPPILVAMVNAAEQIKGKYDLGSLHTALSGGAPLGKEVIEGFVEKYPNVSILQGYGLTESTGIGASTDSLEESRRYGTAGLLSPSTEAKIVDPDTGDALPVNRTGELWLRGPTIMKGYFGNVEATTSTLDSEGWLRTGDLCYIDEDGFIFVVDRLKELIKYKGYQVASAELEALLLTHPSISDAAVIPYPDKEVGQYPMAYVVRKGGSDISHEDTMQFVARQVAPYKRIRRVAFVDSIPKNPSGKILRKDLIKLATSKL